In Ignavibacteriales bacterium, the following proteins share a genomic window:
- a CDS encoding hydrogenase maturation protease produces MNLKELSEILSDFNPQEIVFVGLGNPSRGDDIAGLIFIDKLQLISQFSKAHFIEAGTNPENYLQQILNLNAKVIVFIDAINWGGETGEIILLPADKIDSLSISTHTFSIKMIEEYLGILQELKFLYIGIQPGTLQFDKETTNVVQKKIELFFNNFVT; encoded by the coding sequence GTGAACCTAAAAGAACTTTCGGAAATTCTATCTGATTTTAATCCTCAGGAGATCGTTTTTGTTGGGCTAGGCAATCCATCCAGAGGTGATGATATAGCTGGATTAATCTTCATTGATAAACTTCAATTAATCTCTCAATTTAGTAAAGCTCATTTTATAGAAGCTGGTACTAACCCAGAAAATTATCTGCAGCAAATATTAAATTTGAATGCAAAAGTAATAGTTTTTATTGATGCCATTAATTGGGGTGGAGAAACAGGTGAAATAATATTATTACCAGCGGACAAAATTGATTCTCTGAGTATTAGTACGCATACATTCTCAATAAAAATGATAGAGGAATACCTGGGCATCTTACAGGAGTTAAAATTTTTATATATTGGAATTCAACCAGGCACTTTACAATTTGACAAAGAAACAACCAATGTTGTCCAAAAGAAAATTGAATTATTCTTTAATAATTTTGTAACCTAA
- a CDS encoding 4Fe-4S binding protein: MYLPKVREIKEALNSFFTKPYTTKFPAVAYKAPVQFRGYPKYYKEYCVGCGTCAQVCPPAAIKIVDDKNTLTRTLCIDYCSCINCGQCEEKCITQKGIKLSNNYSMAVTSTTAPEVFETLEKEIVYCEICGEIIACRDHLLWIKERLGAKAFAHPNFLLEMQRQFFDSETSVSKSKIRREDYIKEVCPKCRHTVVVADEF; this comes from the coding sequence ATGTATTTACCAAAAGTTCGGGAAATAAAAGAAGCGCTTAACTCTTTTTTTACTAAACCTTACACAACTAAGTTTCCTGCGGTAGCTTATAAAGCACCGGTGCAATTTAGAGGATACCCCAAATATTATAAAGAGTATTGTGTCGGTTGTGGTACGTGTGCACAGGTATGTCCGCCCGCAGCAATAAAAATTGTTGATGATAAAAACACATTGACACGTACTCTTTGTATAGATTATTGCTCCTGCATAAACTGCGGACAATGCGAAGAAAAATGTATCACTCAAAAAGGCATTAAATTATCCAACAATTATTCAATGGCTGTAACTTCAACAACTGCACCCGAAGTATTTGAAACATTAGAAAAAGAAATTGTTTATTGTGAAATATGCGGAGAAATTATAGCTTGCCGCGATCACCTATTGTGGATAAAAGAAAGATTAGGAGCTAAAGCATTTGCTCATCCCAACTTTTTACTTGAAATGCAAAGACAATTTTTTGATTCTGAAACATCAGTGTCCAAAAGTAAAATAAGAAGAGAAGATTATATAAAGGAAGTCTGCCCGAAATGCCGGCATACGGTTGTAGTTGCAGATGAATTTTAA
- the mnhG gene encoding monovalent cation/H(+) antiporter subunit G, whose translation MINETIGYIFICIGVAFDFLGVLGLVRLPDVYNRLQAATKCVTFGSAGILFGVFIIQGFTSFGFKALLGIAFIFLTSPVAAHAIARASHRSGIKLTKESIIDSYADDNDLKDETVTTGKNEGHIFS comes from the coding sequence ATGATTAACGAAACAATCGGCTATATTTTTATTTGTATTGGAGTCGCTTTTGATTTTCTTGGCGTACTTGGATTAGTAAGACTTCCCGATGTGTATAATCGTCTGCAAGCAGCCACCAAATGTGTAACATTCGGGTCTGCGGGAATTTTATTTGGCGTTTTTATTATTCAAGGATTTACAAGTTTTGGTTTTAAGGCTCTTCTTGGAATTGCATTTATTTTTCTAACTTCACCTGTGGCTGCGCATGCAATTGCAAGAGCATCCCATAGAAGTGGAATTAAATTGACTAAAGAATCTATTATTGACAGCTATGCTGATGACAATGACCTAAAAGATGAAACGGTTACAACCGGAAAAAACGAGGGACACATCTTTAGTTGA
- a CDS encoding monovalent cation/H+ antiporter complex subunit F, with translation MRIIRWTIGLILILGFIYFNFFFYTGELIFKLINVILFSTLFILYRVMFGPSPADRIIAVDILGVLIIGMLALMGLYYKEGFFMDIGLIWALLSFVASIAFAKILEGRQLDD, from the coding sequence ATGAGAATTATAAGATGGACCATAGGATTAATATTAATATTGGGATTTATTTACTTCAACTTTTTCTTTTACACTGGTGAACTTATTTTCAAGCTAATCAACGTTATTCTTTTTAGCACTTTGTTTATTCTGTACAGGGTAATGTTCGGACCATCTCCTGCAGATAGAATCATAGCAGTTGATATTCTTGGCGTACTGATAATTGGAATGTTAGCCCTGATGGGACTTTATTATAAAGAAGGATTCTTTATGGATATTGGATTAATTTGGGCATTACTAAGCTTTGTTGCTTCAATTGCTTTTGCAAAAATTTTAGAAGGGAGGCAATTAGATGATTAA
- a CDS encoding Na+/H+ antiporter subunit E — MKTENRSRIIVFVLSFLIWIALTNIVDIQEVIAGIFLSIIVSLIAGHFLVTTEKKKNLFIRFVFIIKYFFVFIWEMIKANLHVAYIVIHPKLPIKPGIVKIKTDLTKDSARTILANSITLTPGTMSVDINPDKNEYYIHWIDVLSKDPADIKENTRIISAMFEKILKEVFE; from the coding sequence ATGAAAACTGAAAACCGCAGCAGAATTATTGTTTTTGTTTTATCGTTTCTTATCTGGATTGCCCTGACAAATATTGTGGACATTCAAGAGGTTATTGCTGGAATATTTCTCTCAATTATTGTCAGCTTAATTGCAGGTCATTTCCTGGTAACTACTGAAAAAAAGAAAAATCTATTTATCAGGTTTGTTTTTATAATCAAATATTTTTTTGTGTTTATTTGGGAGATGATTAAGGCAAACCTTCATGTTGCATATATTGTTATCCATCCAAAGCTGCCAATTAAACCAGGAATTGTAAAAATAAAAACCGACTTAACTAAGGATTCGGCAAGGACCATACTTGCAAACTCAATAACGTTAACACCCGGAACAATGTCTGTTGATATTAATCCTGATAAAAATGAATACTACATTCATTGGATAGATGTTCTTTCTAAAGATCCGGCAGATATTAAAGAAAATACTCGAATTATTTCTGCTATGTTCGAGAAAATTTTGAAGGAGGTATTCGAATGA
- a CDS encoding proton-conducting transporter membrane subunit encodes MILPYFVVIPLLAAFLITLIGGIKDDWAVILSFVASIALLVLSFFSFISVGSETITYSMSNWKLPYGIVLVQDSFSSFMLVMVSVISFTSILFSVNYIRHLGEDWKYYALFNLLVTGMNGVIITGDLFNLFVFMEIALFAAFALVAFGGKAEEFEASFKYAVMGSLSSILVLVGIAITYSATSNLNMAKIAEMITHVNPKITIWIGSLFMAGFGLKAAAMPFHAWLPDAHSSAPAPISSMLSGVLIKALGIYVLIRIFYNVLGAPQIFLTVFLIMGAVSIIVGVFLAIGQWDLKRLLAYHSISQIGYILLGIGLATPLGILGAVFHLLNHAIFKSLLFYNAGTIEMVLGTRNLKKMGDLTKLLPVTSGTSLIASLSISGIPPFNGFFSKLIIIIAAIQSNQPVYALLAVIGSILTLASFMKVQRYGFRGENLVEHSDVKIGWRMKSAMIVLASLCLLSSLLIIPGIREVTLDPVVNNIMNKTQYINLVMGR; translated from the coding sequence ATGATATTACCTTACTTTGTTGTAATTCCTTTACTAGCAGCATTTCTTATTACCCTAATTGGCGGTATAAAAGATGACTGGGCTGTAATCCTATCATTTGTTGCTTCTATAGCTTTGCTGGTTCTTTCTTTCTTTTCATTCATAAGTGTTGGATCTGAAACTATTACCTACTCAATGAGCAACTGGAAGCTTCCGTATGGAATTGTTCTTGTACAAGATTCATTTTCTTCTTTTATGTTAGTTATGGTTAGCGTTATTTCTTTTACATCAATCCTGTTCTCTGTTAATTATATCAGGCATCTTGGGGAAGATTGGAAATATTATGCCCTCTTCAATCTTTTAGTTACCGGAATGAATGGTGTTATTATCACTGGCGACTTATTTAATTTATTTGTGTTTATGGAAATAGCATTATTTGCCGCTTTTGCTCTTGTAGCATTTGGTGGTAAAGCCGAAGAGTTTGAAGCATCATTTAAATATGCTGTTATGGGTTCTCTTTCTTCTATCCTTGTTTTGGTTGGTATAGCAATTACGTATAGCGCTACCTCCAATTTAAATATGGCAAAAATCGCTGAGATGATCACACATGTAAATCCTAAAATTACAATTTGGATTGGCAGTTTGTTTATGGCGGGTTTTGGATTAAAAGCAGCCGCAATGCCATTTCATGCCTGGCTTCCGGATGCACATTCATCTGCACCGGCACCAATTTCTTCAATGCTTTCCGGTGTTTTAATAAAAGCTCTTGGCATTTATGTCCTAATCAGAATCTTTTATAATGTTCTTGGAGCACCGCAAATATTTTTAACGGTTTTTCTAATTATGGGTGCTGTCTCAATCATAGTTGGGGTTTTTCTGGCAATTGGTCAATGGGATTTAAAAAGACTGTTAGCTTATCATAGCATTAGCCAGATAGGTTATATTTTGCTTGGGATTGGATTAGCCACACCGTTGGGAATTCTTGGAGCGGTCTTCCATTTATTAAACCATGCTATATTTAAATCATTGCTGTTTTATAATGCAGGTACAATAGAGATGGTTTTGGGAACACGCAATTTAAAAAAAATGGGAGATCTTACTAAACTTCTTCCTGTAACTTCCGGAACTTCGCTTATTGCTTCATTATCAATCTCCGGAATCCCTCCCTTTAATGGTTTTTTTAGTAAGCTTATAATTATTATCGCTGCAATTCAATCCAACCAACCAGTTTATGCATTGCTTGCGGTAATTGGAAGCATACTTACACTTGCTTCATTTATGAAAGTACAAAGATATGGATTTAGAGGGGAAAACCTGGTGGAGCACTCCGATGTTAAAATCGGGTGGAGAATGAAATCTGCAATGATCGTTTTAGCCTCTCTTTGTTTGCTTTCAAGCTTATTGATCATCCCTGGAATTAGGGAAGTAACTCTCGATCCTGTTGTAAACAATATTATGAACAAGACACAATACATCAACTTAGTAATGGGAAGATAA
- a CDS encoding sodium:proton antiporter, whose protein sequence is MIIYLLCFALFLVGLYGVLTKRDLVKIILSIGIMGYAANLFLILIAYRNNSIYPILTEGKKIEKMVDPLPQALVLTSIVIELGTTAMLVALAIRLLEKYKTFDITKIRRLQG, encoded by the coding sequence ATGATTATTTATCTTCTATGCTTTGCTCTTTTCTTAGTTGGATTGTATGGTGTTCTAACCAAGCGTGATCTGGTTAAGATAATTCTTTCTATTGGAATAATGGGTTATGCTGCAAATTTATTTTTAATATTAATTGCATATAGAAACAATTCCATTTATCCAATTTTAACTGAAGGAAAAAAGATTGAAAAAATGGTCGATCCATTGCCGCAAGCTTTGGTTCTTACTTCTATTGTGATTGAATTGGGTACAACAGCTATGCTTGTAGCACTTGCCATTCGTTTATTAGAAAAATATAAGACTTTTGACATAACAAAAATAAGGAGGCTGCAAGGATGA
- a CDS encoding MnhB domain-containing protein, translating to MNQNNGMTLIVKTVTRITVWVIILYSFYIIFHGHLTPGGGFGGGVVFALAFLNFMLAYGRDETSKWLKIELLYDLESTSATLFLVVGILGIGFGGAFLANFIDHGKLFHLISSGTILPLNIIIGIKVALSLFLVVWVLAKFKIEKGEDE from the coding sequence ATGAATCAAAATAATGGAATGACCCTTATAGTTAAGACTGTAACAAGAATAACGGTTTGGGTAATCATTCTTTATAGTTTCTATATTATTTTTCACGGGCACCTGACACCTGGAGGTGGATTTGGTGGAGGTGTAGTTTTTGCCTTAGCTTTTTTAAACTTTATGCTTGCATATGGCAGAGACGAAACAAGTAAATGGTTGAAGATAGAACTTCTTTACGATCTTGAATCGACCAGTGCCACATTATTTCTTGTTGTTGGTATTTTAGGCATTGGATTTGGCGGAGCATTTTTAGCAAATTTTATTGATCATGGAAAACTATTTCATTTAATAAGCTCAGGAACAATACTTCCGTTAAATATTATTATCGGTATTAAAGTGGCGTTGTCCTTATTCTTAGTTGTTTGGGTTCTGGCAAAATTCAAAATTGAAAAAGGAGAGGACGAATGA
- a CDS encoding DUF4040 domain-containing protein: MPIETWLIFILCFMIVASIVALEIKDILSSIIAVGVVGLGVSMSFLFLQAPDLAIVQFLFEIFALIILIKAFIKKEYHNEEPSKVNKILIGVTIITLAAIFYLSISVFKLLPPFGQPIMSIGQYYLDNGAAQTGAANLVSSIVLDYRAYDTLGEVTVLFTAILGTLTILRIKSKSKASHKERNDESK; this comes from the coding sequence ATGCCCATAGAAACATGGTTAATATTTATCCTCTGCTTTATGATAGTTGCTTCTATTGTTGCGCTTGAAATAAAAGATATTCTTTCTTCAATTATTGCAGTTGGTGTTGTAGGGCTGGGTGTTTCAATGTCTTTTCTTTTTCTTCAAGCACCGGACCTTGCTATCGTCCAATTTCTTTTTGAAATTTTTGCTTTAATTATTCTTATTAAAGCTTTCATTAAAAAGGAATATCACAATGAAGAGCCGTCAAAGGTAAACAAGATTTTAATTGGAGTTACAATAATTACTCTGGCTGCAATTTTCTATTTAAGTATTTCAGTATTTAAACTTTTACCTCCATTTGGGCAGCCAATAATGAGTATCGGACAATACTATCTTGACAACGGAGCTGCACAAACCGGTGCGGCTAATCTTGTTTCATCAATAGTGCTGGATTATAGAGCGTACGATACTTTGGGTGAAGTAACAGTTCTATTCACGGCAATTTTAGGAACACTTACAATTTTGAGGATTAAATCTAAGTCCAAAGCCAGCCATAAGGAGAGAAACGATGAATCAAAATAA
- a CDS encoding proton-conducting transporter membrane subunit codes for MLENELAILVYIPFGIAVLNIFLPVIVRKVLTFLTILFSFVIVHKLYTSPAENLILFNNVVFAADQMSLFVLIFIQLLSIIILIFSLKGISKAIEKRFFILYPLTLAFCNGTVVSQNSISFLIFWGLSGLALYMFALLGKTQEAPSTAKKTFIIVGGSDAFLIMGLVIMWFLKPETGWMLKNFQLPLTGELSYIAFFFLLVASFAKAGGFPLHTWVPDFSKDAPIESVALLPSSLDKLLGIYLLARMVTSLFIVDILINMLLISLGAITVITAVMMAMNQHNGRKLLGYHAVSQVGYMIMGVGSGSVLAFAGGLFHMINNTIYKSNLFLSLGSVEKQTGTNDLDNLGGLGKKMPATFVMALVGALSISGIPPFNGFFSKWMIYQGLLEKTRDLSPGYQIWLLICLILAVFGSALTLASFMKFLHAIYLGKRPQIYDNIKEAPANQWIATGLLSFLCLLFGIFAIQIPLNKFIYPVLLDSQLPLPQFIGLYNPQIIFILFGIAFIVGLIIYLSTSKVRYDEVYLGGMSPSEKFRISGTAFYNEIRNMIPIRYIYNWAEKKYFDLYSIGSKSTFAFSDVFQKAHPGQLQLYILYLTLGFLIFILFI; via the coding sequence ATGCTGGAAAATGAGCTGGCTATACTTGTTTATATTCCTTTTGGAATAGCGGTATTAAATATCTTCTTACCAGTTATAGTAAGAAAGGTTCTTACTTTCCTTACAATACTCTTTTCATTTGTTATAGTTCATAAGCTTTATACATCGCCGGCAGAAAACCTGATATTATTTAATAATGTTGTTTTTGCTGCGGATCAGATGAGTTTATTTGTTTTAATCTTCATTCAGCTTCTTAGTATTATTATTCTAATCTTTTCATTGAAGGGTATTTCTAAAGCAATAGAAAAAAGATTTTTTATTCTATATCCGCTTACACTTGCATTTTGTAATGGAACTGTTGTAAGCCAAAACTCTATAAGCTTTTTAATTTTTTGGGGACTCTCTGGTTTAGCTCTTTATATGTTTGCTTTGTTAGGAAAGACTCAAGAAGCACCTTCCACTGCCAAAAAAACTTTCATTATAGTAGGCGGAAGCGACGCTTTTTTAATAATGGGATTAGTAATAATGTGGTTTTTAAAACCTGAGACTGGATGGATGCTAAAAAATTTCCAACTACCTTTAACCGGAGAATTATCATACATAGCTTTTTTCTTTTTGCTGGTAGCATCATTCGCTAAAGCTGGCGGTTTTCCATTGCATACTTGGGTTCCGGATTTCAGTAAAGATGCCCCAATAGAAAGTGTTGCACTCCTTCCTTCTTCATTAGACAAATTATTGGGTATTTATCTTCTCGCACGGATGGTAACATCTTTATTTATTGTTGATATTTTAATTAATATGTTACTGATTTCTCTGGGTGCAATTACTGTAATCACCGCTGTAATGATGGCGATGAATCAGCACAATGGAAGAAAACTTCTGGGCTATCATGCCGTCAGCCAGGTTGGATATATGATTATGGGGGTTGGCAGCGGTAGTGTTTTAGCCTTTGCCGGCGGACTTTTTCATATGATCAATAATACTATTTACAAATCGAATCTTTTTCTATCTTTAGGTTCAGTTGAAAAACAAACCGGCACGAATGATTTAGATAACCTTGGGGGCTTGGGTAAAAAAATGCCGGCTACATTTGTTATGGCTTTGGTTGGAGCGCTTTCAATTTCTGGCATTCCGCCTTTCAACGGATTCTTTTCTAAATGGATGATTTATCAGGGACTTCTTGAAAAAACAAGGGACTTATCTCCCGGATATCAAATTTGGCTACTCATCTGTTTAATTCTTGCAGTGTTCGGAAGCGCATTAACATTAGCCAGTTTCATGAAATTTCTGCACGCCATTTACCTTGGTAAGCGCCCACAAATTTATGATAATATTAAAGAGGCGCCAGCAAATCAGTGGATTGCAACCGGGTTGCTCTCTTTTCTTTGTTTGCTTTTCGGAATATTCGCTATACAAATTCCGCTGAACAAATTTATTTATCCGGTTTTATTAGATAGCCAATTGCCTCTGCCACAATTTATTGGCTTATACAATCCGCAAATAATTTTCATTTTGTTTGGAATAGCATTCATTGTTGGATTAATCATTTATCTTTCCACCAGTAAGGTTAGGTATGATGAAGTCTACTTAGGCGGAATGTCGCCGTCAGAAAAATTCAGAATTTCTGGAACAGCATTTTACAATGAGATTAGAAATATGATTCCGATTCGTTACATCTACAATTGGGCTGAAAAAAAGTATTTTGATTTATATAGTATCGGTTCGAAATCTACTTTTGCTTTTTCTGATGTTTTTCAAAAGGCACATCCGGGACAGTTACAGCTTTATATTTTATACTTAACACTGGGATTTTTGATTTTCATTTTATTCATATAA
- a CDS encoding nickel-dependent hydrogenase large subunit, protein MNNNTIPVGPFHPLLEEAEYFTLIVDGEKVVDIDLEIGWMHRGHEFISETKSFTQSIYLVERICGICSTSHPLACVHAIEDVDNIEIPLRARYIRTLIGELERIHSHLLWLGLAGHFIGYDTLWMWAWKWREPVLQMFEIISGNRNHYGMMRVGGVSKDVIPDSIPELLNILSELDKKMDMIAKAANDDPVLHSRLKNVGILSKQAAIDFCAVGPTARASGISVDVRKDEPTDAYDLVEFNEIVLSNGDVYDKLVVRVLETLESIKIVRQCLDKLKTINGPILNNVKEISPGEGIGRYEAPRGEVFHYVKTDGTNRPLRHKVRAPSYVNIPTFEASCKGIPIADALITLASVDPCYCCTERSIKIKNVNRDPFNIDLLKLSKAKTEQLRRESNAGK, encoded by the coding sequence ATGAACAATAACACTATTCCTGTTGGTCCTTTCCATCCGCTGTTGGAGGAAGCAGAATATTTTACTTTGATTGTTGATGGTGAAAAAGTAGTTGATATTGATTTGGAAATCGGATGGATGCATCGCGGACATGAATTTATTTCAGAGACCAAAAGTTTTACTCAATCAATTTATCTGGTTGAAAGAATTTGTGGTATTTGTTCAACCTCCCATCCGCTTGCCTGTGTGCATGCGATTGAAGATGTAGATAATATTGAAATTCCATTGCGTGCGCGCTATATACGAACTCTGATTGGAGAACTTGAAAGAATTCATAGCCACCTTCTTTGGTTAGGGTTAGCGGGTCATTTCATCGGGTATGATACTCTTTGGATGTGGGCATGGAAATGGCGGGAACCTGTTCTTCAAATGTTTGAGATTATTTCCGGGAACAGGAATCATTATGGAATGATGAGAGTTGGAGGAGTTTCAAAAGATGTTATTCCTGATTCCATTCCGGAATTGCTGAATATTTTAAGTGAACTGGATAAGAAGATGGATATGATTGCAAAAGCCGCCAATGATGATCCCGTTCTTCACTCAAGGTTAAAAAATGTCGGCATTCTCTCAAAACAGGCAGCAATAGATTTCTGTGCAGTAGGTCCAACTGCACGGGCATCAGGCATTTCTGTTGATGTTAGAAAGGATGAACCAACTGATGCCTATGATCTTGTGGAGTTCAACGAAATCGTTTTAAGTAATGGTGATGTTTATGATAAATTGGTTGTTCGTGTTCTCGAAACATTGGAATCAATAAAAATTGTCCGACAGTGTTTAGATAAATTAAAAACTATAAATGGACCAATTCTAAATAATGTAAAAGAAATTTCTCCGGGTGAAGGAATTGGCAGATACGAAGCCCCGCGTGGTGAAGTATTTCATTACGTAAAAACAGATGGAACAAACCGTCCACTTAGACATAAAGTTAGAGCACCAAGTTATGTTAATATTCCAACTTTTGAAGCATCTTGCAAAGGAATACCTATCGCCGACGCCTTGATCACACTAGCATCTGTCGATCCTTGTTACTGTTGCACTGAAAGATCAATTAAGATTAAGAACGTAAATAGAGATCCATTTAATATAGATCTGCTGAAATTATCAAAAGCAAAAACCGAACAACTTAGGAGAGAGAGTAATGCTGGAAAATGA
- a CDS encoding NADH-quinone oxidoreductase subunit C yields MDRTEEFLNRMQNKIFNIIKKKKRLYFEVKNENVREVADYLFTGLGCRLSTATATEVYNGLEVLYHFSHDETGDYFCPRIIIVDKKNPRMNSITPIVKGAEWIEREMFDLFGIDFEGHPRKELLLTGNHPKGLRQPLRITKLS; encoded by the coding sequence ATGGATAGAACCGAAGAATTCTTAAATCGAATGCAAAATAAAATCTTTAACATTATTAAAAAGAAAAAGAGACTTTATTTTGAAGTAAAAAATGAAAATGTCCGGGAAGTTGCAGATTATCTTTTTACTGGTTTAGGATGCAGGTTATCAACAGCTACAGCAACTGAAGTTTATAATGGCTTGGAGGTTTTATATCATTTCTCTCACGATGAAACTGGTGATTATTTTTGTCCAAGAATAATTATAGTTGATAAGAAAAATCCAAGGATGAATTCTATTACACCAATTGTAAAAGGTGCCGAGTGGATTGAAAGAGAAATGTTCGACTTGTTCGGAATTGATTTTGAAGGACATCCAAGAAAAGAGCTACTATTAACCGGCAATCATCCAAAGGGATTAAGACAACCTTTGAGGATTACTAAGCTATCGTAG
- the nuoB gene encoding NADH-quinone oxidoreductase subunit NuoB — protein MGWYNKRLAKSIWVFHVSGSPCNNCDIEILDLLTPKYDLERFGIKLVGSVRHADVLLLSGVINQKIAPKIKKIYEQAPKPVFVVAVGTCPASGCCFKDSYNIVPKREDVIPINMYIPGCPPKPEAMIEGVAKLMEVLNG, from the coding sequence ATGGGCTGGTACAACAAACGATTAGCAAAATCAATCTGGGTATTTCACGTAAGCGGTTCGCCATGTAATAATTGTGATATTGAAATTTTAGACCTGCTTACACCAAAATATGATTTGGAAAGATTCGGGATCAAATTAGTGGGTTCAGTTAGACATGCCGATGTTCTGCTTTTAAGCGGAGTAATAAATCAAAAGATTGCGCCCAAGATTAAAAAAATATATGAGCAAGCACCAAAGCCAGTTTTTGTTGTCGCTGTAGGAACCTGTCCAGCTTCAGGCTGCTGCTTTAAGGATAGCTATAATATTGTACCTAAACGCGAAGATGTAATCCCTATTAATATGTACATCCCCGGATGCCCGCCAAAACCGGAAGCAATGATTGAAGGTGTGGCAAAACTTATGGAGGTTTTAAATGGATAG
- a CDS encoding NADH-quinone oxidoreductase subunit H gives MKPEFIFYLLIFPGLLFTGIIGLTVGWVDRKVSARFQFRVGPPFFQNFNDFFKLLGKETILVKDGIHSLFLIAPLVSFGMLVLVSSMIGTALFFNESFSGDLIVIMYLLMIYSVMVILGGASTGNVYSSIGAGREIKLLLADELAFILICLVPIIKSGYQLDLTKILLVQETTGAFIGSISGTIGFIIGLICIQAKMTLPPFHIPEAETELVEGPFMEYSGPPLAFWKLNHFMMYVLFPFLLIVLFLAGFNFTGIGILWAVLKYLVIVVLMIIIKNTNPRIRIDTALNFFWRYAAGLSFIAVILAVFGY, from the coding sequence ATGAAACCTGAATTCATTTTTTATTTATTAATTTTTCCGGGTCTGCTTTTTACCGGTATTATAGGCTTAACAGTTGGCTGGGTTGATAGAAAAGTTTCTGCACGTTTTCAGTTCCGTGTTGGTCCTCCTTTCTTCCAAAACTTTAATGATTTTTTCAAATTACTTGGTAAAGAAACAATATTAGTAAAAGATGGAATCCATTCACTTTTTTTAATCGCTCCTTTGGTTTCATTCGGAATGCTGGTTCTTGTTTCGTCTATGATTGGTACAGCTCTATTCTTTAACGAAAGTTTTAGCGGTGACTTAATTGTTATTATGTATTTGTTAATGATTTATTCTGTAATGGTAATCCTTGGTGGAGCATCAACTGGAAATGTATACTCAAGTATTGGCGCAGGCAGAGAGATAAAACTTCTTCTTGCCGATGAACTGGCATTCATTCTAATATGTCTGGTTCCAATTATTAAATCCGGCTACCAATTAGATCTTACTAAAATTTTACTGGTACAAGAAACAACTGGTGCATTTATAGGATCTATCTCCGGCACAATTGGATTTATCATTGGTTTGATTTGCATCCAGGCAAAGATGACATTGCCGCCATTCCACATTCCCGAAGCCGAAACAGAACTTGTTGAGGGACCATTTATGGAATACAGCGGACCTCCATTAGCATTTTGGAAGCTAAATCATTTTATGATGTATGTTCTTTTTCCGTTCTTACTAATTGTTCTTTTCCTTGCAGGATTTAATTTTACTGGAATTGGAATTCTGTGGGCTGTACTAAAATATTTAGTAATAGTTGTTTTGATGATAATTATTAAAAATACAAATCCAAGAATTCGCATAGATACTGCGCTTAATTTTTTCTGGCGTTATGCAGCCGGGTTAAGTTTTATTGCAGTAATCCTGGCAGTATTCGGTTACTAA